The following are from one region of the Halosolutus amylolyticus genome:
- a CDS encoding 50S ribosomal protein L3 has protein sequence MPQANTPRKGSLGFGPRKRATSEVPRFNSWPDDDGQPTLQGFAGYKAGMTHVVMVDDKANSPTEGMEQTVPVTIVETPPMRAVALRAYEDTPYGKKPVTEVWTDEFVPELDRVLDLPGDDYDTDAAADELRGLLEEGRVDDVRVITHTVPGDVPSVPKKKPDVMETRVGGGSVQERVDYALELLEDGGGEHVMNDVFRAGEYVDASGVTKGKGTQGPVKRWGVQKRKGKHARQGWRRRIGNLGPWNPSRVRSTVPQQGQTGYHQRTELNKRLVDIGDGADATVDGGFVNYGEVDGPHALIKGSLPGPEQRLVRFRPAIRPGDQPRLDPEVRYVSTASNQG, from the coding sequence ATGCCACAAGCAAATACACCACGCAAAGGCTCACTCGGGTTCGGCCCACGAAAGCGTGCGACCAGCGAGGTCCCGCGCTTCAACTCGTGGCCGGACGACGACGGACAGCCGACGCTCCAGGGCTTCGCGGGCTACAAGGCCGGCATGACCCACGTCGTCATGGTCGACGATAAAGCGAACTCGCCGACCGAGGGGATGGAACAGACCGTCCCCGTGACGATCGTGGAGACGCCGCCGATGCGCGCCGTCGCGCTGCGAGCGTACGAAGACACGCCGTACGGCAAGAAGCCGGTCACCGAGGTCTGGACCGACGAGTTCGTTCCCGAACTCGATCGCGTCCTCGATCTCCCCGGTGACGACTACGACACCGACGCAGCCGCGGACGAACTCCGCGGGCTCCTCGAGGAGGGGCGCGTCGACGACGTGCGCGTCATCACGCACACGGTTCCCGGGGACGTTCCCTCGGTTCCCAAGAAGAAGCCGGACGTGATGGAGACGCGCGTCGGCGGCGGCTCCGTCCAGGAGCGCGTCGACTACGCCCTCGAACTGCTCGAGGACGGCGGCGGCGAACACGTCATGAACGACGTGTTCCGCGCCGGCGAGTACGTCGACGCAAGCGGCGTCACGAAAGGGAAAGGAACCCAGGGTCCCGTCAAGCGATGGGGCGTCCAGAAACGCAAGGGCAAACACGCCCGGCAGGGCTGGCGCCGCCGCATCGGGAACCTCGGTCCCTGGAATCCGTCCCGCGTCCGGTCGACGGTCCCACAGCAGGGCCAGACCGGCTACCACCAGCGGACGGAACTGAACAAGCGCCTCGTCGACATCGGCGACGGGGCCGACGCGACGGTCGACGGCGGCTTCGTCAACTACGGCGAAGTCGACGGCCCGCACGCGTTGATCAAGGGCTCGCTCCCCGGGCCGGAACAGCGTCTCGTGCGCTTCCGCCCGGCGATCCGACCCGGAGACCAGCCGCGCCTCGACCCCGAGGTGCGCTACGTCTCCACCGCATCCAATCAGGGGTAG
- the rpl4p gene encoding 50S ribosomal protein L4: MDATVRDLDGSDAGEVELPAVFETQYRPDLIARAVRVAQANRKQDYGADEFAGLRTPAESFGSGRGMAHVPRQDGRGRRVPQTVKGRKAHPPKAEKDWSESINTKEKKLAVRSAIAATTDADLVAERGHEFDDDAEIPVVVSDEFEDLQKTKDVVEFLEAAGLDADIERADEGRGVRSGRGKTRGRKYKEPSSILFVTSSETGPSRAARNLAGADVATAAEVNAEDLAPGAQPGRLTVWTESALEEVADR; the protein is encoded by the coding sequence ATGGACGCAACAGTACGAGACCTGGACGGCTCGGACGCGGGGGAGGTCGAGCTCCCGGCGGTCTTCGAGACCCAGTACCGCCCGGACCTGATCGCCCGCGCGGTCCGCGTCGCCCAGGCAAACCGGAAACAGGACTACGGCGCCGACGAGTTCGCCGGCCTTCGAACGCCGGCCGAGTCGTTCGGTAGCGGCCGAGGGATGGCCCACGTCCCGCGACAGGACGGACGCGGTCGCCGCGTTCCCCAGACGGTCAAGGGGCGCAAGGCCCACCCGCCGAAAGCCGAGAAGGACTGGTCTGAATCGATCAACACGAAAGAGAAGAAACTGGCCGTCCGCAGCGCGATCGCTGCGACGACCGACGCCGACCTCGTCGCCGAGCGCGGCCACGAGTTCGACGACGACGCCGAGATTCCGGTCGTCGTCTCCGACGAGTTCGAGGACCTCCAGAAGACGAAGGACGTCGTCGAGTTCCTCGAGGCCGCCGGCCTCGATGCGGACATCGAACGCGCCGACGAGGGTCGGGGCGTCCGATCGGGTCGCGGGAAGACCCGTGGACGCAAGTACAAGGAGCCGTCGTCGATCCTGTTCGTGACCTCGAGCGAGACCGGCCCGTCCCGTGCGGCCCGGAACCTCGCCGGCGCGGACGTCGCGACGGCCGCGGAGGTCAACGCGGAGGATCTGGCGCCGGGCGCACAGCCCGGTCGCCTGACCGTCTGGACCGAGAGCGCGCTCGAGGAGGTGGCGGACCGATGA
- a CDS encoding 50S ribosomal protein L23, whose protein sequence is MSSIIEHPLVTEKAMNDMDFENKLQFVVNPDATKPEIRDEVEDRFDITVDNVNTQVTMKGKKKATVKLSEDDDAQEVASRIGVF, encoded by the coding sequence ATGAGTTCGATCATCGAGCACCCGCTGGTCACGGAGAAGGCGATGAACGACATGGACTTCGAGAACAAGCTCCAGTTCGTCGTCAACCCGGACGCGACCAAGCCGGAAATCCGTGACGAGGTCGAAGACCGCTTCGACATCACGGTCGACAACGTCAACACGCAAGTGACGATGAAAGGCAAGAAAAAAGCAACCGTCAAACTCTCCGAGGACGACGACGCGCAGGAAGTCGCCTCGCGAATCGGGGTGTTCTGA